A DNA window from Aminiphilus circumscriptus DSM 16581 contains the following coding sequences:
- a CDS encoding translation initiation factor — MSKRTDKSSAGHDEPLPNPFALAFGEPGGSRTDPPGEDASCTADGAVSSKNGVSSVRGDEGGFSDLSTLPRVVLRRERKGRGGKTVTVVEGVPVPLAEGLACALRKGLGCGSRVEEGVVVLQGDQVERSAAWFTARGVKKVIRG; from the coding sequence ATGTCGAAGAGAACGGACAAATCTTCTGCCGGTCATGACGAACCCCTTCCGAATCCCTTTGCTCTCGCCTTCGGCGAGCCGGGCGGTTCCCGGACCGACCCTCCGGGGGAGGACGCCTCCTGTACCGCCGATGGCGCGGTTTCTTCGAAAAACGGCGTGTCCTCCGTCCGCGGTGACGAGGGCGGGTTTTCCGATCTGAGCACCCTCCCCAGAGTTGTCCTTCGCCGGGAGCGGAAGGGGCGGGGAGGTAAGACCGTGACCGTGGTCGAGGGAGTTCCCGTTCCTCTCGCGGAAGGGCTCGCCTGTGCGCTCCGAAAGGGGTTGGGATGCGGATCCAGGGTCGAGGAGGGAGTGGTCGTGCTTCAGGGGGATCAGGTGGAGCGGAGTGCCGCGTGGTTTACCGCCCGGGGCGTGAAAAAGGTCATCCGGGGGTGA
- the purC gene encoding phosphoribosylaminoimidazolesuccinocarboxamide synthase yields the protein MDKSRFLYEGKAKKMYLTDDPETLLLEYKNDLTAFNALKKDSLEGKGTYTNRISAHLLRYLSEKGIPNHFIELLDDRHQLVRRVTILPLEVVVRNVTTGSLCKRLGIAEGMTLPRPLIEFYLKDDALGDPLVTEDHALLFGWASEEDLRKIKETATRVNELLKALFESRGILLVDFKLEFGKTADGTLILADEISPDTCRFWDRASGDRLDKDRFRKDLGNVLEAYETIWNRLSGEGRA from the coding sequence GTGGATAAGTCTCGTTTTCTCTACGAGGGCAAGGCAAAGAAAATGTACCTGACGGACGATCCGGAAACGCTCCTTCTCGAATACAAGAACGACCTCACCGCGTTCAACGCTCTGAAAAAGGACTCTCTCGAAGGCAAGGGAACCTACACCAACCGGATCAGCGCCCATCTTCTCCGCTACCTCTCCGAAAAGGGCATCCCCAACCACTTCATCGAACTTCTCGACGACAGACACCAGCTCGTGCGACGAGTGACCATCCTCCCCCTGGAGGTAGTGGTGCGCAACGTCACCACGGGCTCCCTCTGCAAGCGCCTCGGCATCGCCGAGGGCATGACGCTTCCCCGGCCCCTCATCGAGTTCTACCTCAAGGACGACGCTCTGGGCGATCCCCTGGTCACCGAGGATCACGCCCTTCTCTTCGGCTGGGCGTCGGAAGAGGATCTGAGAAAGATCAAGGAGACCGCCACCCGGGTGAACGAACTTCTGAAGGCACTCTTCGAGAGCAGAGGAATTCTCCTGGTGGACTTCAAGCTCGAGTTCGGAAAGACCGCGGACGGAACGCTCATCCTCGCCGACGAGATCTCCCCCGACACTTGCCGCTTCTGGGACCGCGCTTCGGGAGATCGCCTCGACAAGGACCGCTTCCGCAAGGACCTCGGCAACGTTCTCGAAGCCTACGAGACCATCTGGAACCGCCTCTCGGGAGAGGGGAGGGCCTGA
- a CDS encoding Ldh family oxidoreductase, whose translation MSVRITYKELLQYTREVLRAFGYSEERAELTARILVEADARGVASHGVARLAFYEANLRGGHAKLDAEPVIVHETPVSLVVDGNQGIGAYVADFSMQHVLRKAEATGTCFCAVRNSNHYGMAGLWAEMAAERNMVGMAFTNTRPCAIATFGKQHVLGTNPIAVAIPAGKGRPCFLLDMATTVVAHGKVEVCHRRNKPMPLGWAVDAEGKGTTDATAVVNLFRQEGEDMLGGHLLLGGEGEELGGHKGYGLALLVELLCSGLSMGTWSAHTFNDQGACITHFFGAFRLDLFGNGDSIAEHVGGILEEIRRGKRVEGQDRIYIHGEKETERRAKALAEGFELDDATETLLGTYAERYGLTPPRFLS comes from the coding sequence ATGAGTGTTCGCATCACCTACAAAGAACTGCTGCAGTATACCCGGGAGGTCCTCAGGGCCTTCGGCTACTCCGAGGAGAGGGCAGAGCTCACCGCCCGCATCCTGGTGGAGGCGGACGCCCGGGGCGTCGCATCCCACGGCGTGGCGAGGCTCGCCTTCTACGAGGCCAATCTCCGGGGAGGACACGCAAAGCTCGACGCGGAACCGGTCATCGTGCACGAAACACCGGTTTCGCTCGTGGTGGACGGAAATCAGGGAATCGGAGCCTACGTGGCGGACTTTTCCATGCAACACGTGCTCCGGAAGGCCGAGGCGACGGGGACCTGCTTCTGCGCCGTGCGCAACTCCAACCACTACGGGATGGCCGGGCTCTGGGCGGAAATGGCGGCGGAGCGCAACATGGTGGGCATGGCTTTCACGAACACGAGACCCTGTGCCATCGCCACTTTTGGGAAACAGCACGTCCTCGGGACGAACCCCATCGCCGTGGCCATCCCCGCCGGAAAGGGAAGGCCCTGCTTCCTGCTCGACATGGCCACCACCGTGGTGGCTCACGGCAAGGTCGAGGTCTGCCACCGCAGAAACAAACCCATGCCTCTGGGGTGGGCCGTGGACGCCGAGGGGAAGGGTACCACCGACGCCACCGCCGTGGTGAATCTCTTCCGGCAAGAGGGAGAAGACATGCTTGGGGGACATCTGCTGCTCGGCGGCGAGGGGGAGGAACTGGGAGGCCACAAGGGATACGGGCTGGCGCTTCTGGTGGAACTCCTCTGCTCAGGGCTCTCCATGGGCACCTGGAGCGCCCACACCTTCAACGACCAGGGAGCCTGCATCACCCATTTCTTCGGTGCCTTCCGGCTGGACCTCTTCGGAAACGGGGACAGCATCGCGGAACACGTGGGAGGCATTCTCGAGGAAATCCGAAGGGGAAAACGGGTGGAGGGACAGGATCGGATCTACATCCACGGGGAGAAGGAGACGGAACGCCGGGCCAAGGCACTCGCCGAGGGATTCGAGCTGGACGACGCGACGGAAACCCTGCTCGGCACGTACGCGGAGCGTTACGGACTGACACCGCCTCGCTTCCTTTCCTGA
- the purQ gene encoding phosphoribosylformylglycinamidine synthase subunit PurQ — MNVSVVVFPGSNCDQDAVRALASFTGRPVAQVWHGDPALPAATDLVILPGGFSYGDYLRTGAMAARSPIMEAVRRYAYAGGLVLGICNGFQILTEARLLPGALLPNKTLTFVCKPCTLRVERTDTPFTGAFRPKQVVQFPIAHHEGLFYLPEEELNGLEQRGQVVFRYASPEGSVAPEASPNGSLRNIAGIVNERGNVLGLMPHPERASDPVLGGRDGLLVWQSVANWIEGGH, encoded by the coding sequence ATGAACGTCTCCGTCGTCGTCTTTCCCGGAAGCAACTGCGACCAGGACGCGGTGAGGGCCCTCGCGTCCTTCACGGGGCGCCCCGTCGCGCAGGTTTGGCACGGAGATCCGGCACTTCCCGCCGCGACGGACCTGGTTATCCTTCCGGGAGGATTCTCCTACGGGGACTATCTCCGCACCGGCGCCATGGCCGCCCGCTCGCCCATCATGGAGGCCGTCCGCCGCTACGCCTATGCGGGCGGGCTGGTGCTCGGCATCTGCAACGGTTTCCAGATCCTCACCGAGGCACGCCTCCTTCCGGGGGCACTCCTGCCGAACAAGACGCTGACCTTCGTCTGCAAGCCCTGCACACTCCGGGTGGAGCGGACGGACACGCCTTTCACCGGAGCGTTCCGCCCGAAGCAGGTGGTGCAGTTTCCCATCGCCCACCACGAGGGACTCTTCTATCTTCCCGAAGAGGAGCTGAACGGACTGGAACAGCGCGGACAGGTGGTCTTCCGCTACGCCTCGCCGGAGGGATCCGTCGCGCCCGAGGCGAGCCCCAACGGCTCGCTCCGCAACATCGCGGGTATCGTCAACGAGCGGGGCAACGTGCTCGGGCTCATGCCCCATCCGGAGCGTGCGAGCGACCCGGTTCTGGGAGGACGGGACGGCCTCCTCGTGTGGCAGTCCGTCGCGAACTGGATCGAAGGGGGTCATTGA
- the purF gene encoding amidophosphoribosyltransferase encodes MCGVFGAFSTTSRPVLEDIYLGLYALQHRGQESAGIAWFDGRELSTAKGMGLVHEALRQEELARTPASVGVGHVRYSTAGGSFFANAQPLTATYARGHVAIAHNGNLTNADGIRAYLQGRGAIFHSTSDTEVILHLMAHQAHKPSLDALLSALLRLRGAYSLAVLLDGRLVAARDPWGFRPLVLGRREDVFYVASESCALDIVGAEFVRDVAPGEVVLIGDEGFRSLSISHKAKRCYSCAFEYVYFARPDSVIDGISVYETRKRLGNYLARRTPVAKADFVVGMPDSGTPAAIGFAQEAGIPYEKAITRNRYVGRTFIQPTQRVRELGVRIKLNPIEACIAGRELVVVDDSLVRGTTSQRIISMIREASPKGVHLRIASPPVRFPCYYGIDTPTSEELAAARLDRQALERLVGADTLAYLSREDLLAAIGKPENSVCTACFCGDYMDEENGLDLEIS; translated from the coding sequence GTGTGCGGCGTCTTCGGAGCCTTTTCCACCACATCGAGACCCGTTCTGGAGGACATCTATCTCGGCCTCTACGCGCTGCAGCACCGCGGCCAGGAATCGGCGGGCATCGCCTGGTTCGATGGCCGTGAACTCTCCACCGCGAAGGGCATGGGGCTCGTCCACGAGGCCCTTCGCCAGGAGGAACTCGCCAGAACTCCCGCCTCGGTCGGGGTGGGACACGTGCGCTATTCCACCGCGGGAGGATCCTTCTTCGCCAACGCCCAACCCTTGACCGCCACCTACGCCAGGGGGCACGTGGCCATCGCCCACAACGGCAATCTCACCAACGCGGACGGAATCCGGGCGTATCTCCAGGGACGGGGAGCGATCTTTCACTCCACGTCGGACACGGAGGTCATCCTCCATCTCATGGCACACCAGGCGCACAAACCCTCGTTGGATGCGCTCCTCTCAGCCCTGCTCCGCCTTCGGGGGGCCTACAGCCTGGCGGTTCTCCTGGACGGTCGCCTCGTTGCCGCCCGGGATCCCTGGGGATTCCGTCCTCTCGTGCTGGGCCGACGGGAGGACGTCTTCTACGTCGCGTCGGAGAGCTGCGCTCTGGACATCGTGGGCGCCGAGTTCGTCCGGGACGTCGCTCCCGGAGAGGTGGTGCTCATCGGCGACGAGGGGTTCCGCTCCCTCTCAATCTCGCACAAGGCGAAGCGTTGCTACTCCTGCGCCTTCGAATACGTCTACTTCGCCCGCCCGGACAGCGTCATCGACGGCATCTCCGTCTACGAGACACGAAAGCGCCTCGGCAACTATCTGGCGAGACGGACTCCCGTCGCGAAGGCGGATTTCGTGGTGGGCATGCCCGACAGCGGTACCCCCGCAGCCATCGGCTTCGCCCAGGAGGCGGGCATTCCCTACGAGAAGGCCATCACCAGAAACCGCTACGTGGGGCGCACCTTCATCCAGCCCACCCAACGGGTTCGGGAACTCGGCGTTCGGATCAAACTGAACCCCATCGAGGCCTGCATCGCCGGAAGAGAGTTGGTGGTGGTGGACGATTCCCTCGTGCGGGGCACCACCTCCCAGCGGATCATCTCCATGATCCGCGAGGCATCTCCGAAGGGAGTGCACCTCCGCATCGCCTCCCCACCCGTGCGTTTCCCCTGCTACTACGGCATCGACACTCCCACCAGCGAGGAACTCGCCGCGGCCAGACTGGACAGACAGGCCCTGGAGCGTCTCGTCGGCGCGGACACGCTGGCCTATCTCTCCCGAGAGGACCTGCTCGCCGCCATCGGCAAGCCCGAGAATTCCGTCTGCACCGCCTGTTTCTGCGGCGACTACATGGACGAGGAGAACGGCCTCGACCTGGAGATCTCCTGA
- a CDS encoding MGDG synthase family glycosyltransferase: protein MKPVHLLHVTAGNGHRMAARALREALDDRRIPNVVLDLIDFSNDLFKWSYSDVYKFISEHAHLACKIMYELTDQDRDKSLMLRFVERISLENVKRFLGYVRENEPEICVCTHFFPANVLSRMKEEGLYLGRIYTVVTDFALHRMWMSPGVDRYFAASPIVVEDLCGLGVPRERISLTGIPVLKKYREARERAAASRQLRRDAGSPLSILFVTSGISDSLALNILDDLRRLGTPADVTVVAGRNRDLMGRLEGYRPREGCSFRAFGFVENLEEYLAEADLLVTKPGGLTVSEALSVGVPMILVSPIPYQEVYNATYLERCGAGVLAATSEDVMRLLTDLVREEGRLDRMREKALEAGFPGASDAVISEILRDATSSGGVPLF from the coding sequence ATGAAACCCGTTCACTTGCTTCACGTGACGGCGGGAAACGGACACCGCATGGCCGCGAGGGCACTCCGGGAAGCTCTCGACGACAGGCGGATTCCCAACGTCGTTCTGGATCTCATTGATTTTTCCAACGACCTGTTCAAGTGGTCCTACAGCGATGTCTACAAGTTTATCAGCGAACACGCTCACTTGGCCTGTAAAATCATGTATGAACTCACGGATCAGGATCGGGACAAGAGTCTCATGCTCCGTTTCGTGGAGCGGATCAGCCTGGAGAACGTGAAGCGTTTTCTCGGCTATGTCCGGGAGAACGAGCCCGAGATCTGCGTGTGCACGCACTTCTTCCCGGCAAATGTGCTCTCCCGCATGAAGGAAGAAGGGCTCTACCTGGGGCGGATCTACACGGTGGTCACCGATTTCGCTCTGCACAGGATGTGGATGAGTCCCGGCGTGGACCGCTATTTCGCAGCCAGCCCCATCGTCGTCGAGGATCTGTGCGGGCTTGGTGTTCCACGAGAGCGCATTTCCCTGACGGGCATTCCCGTCCTCAAAAAATACCGGGAAGCCCGGGAGCGCGCCGCTGCGTCGCGGCAGCTCCGCCGCGACGCAGGTTCCCCCCTCTCGATTCTCTTCGTGACGAGCGGCATCTCCGATTCCCTGGCGTTGAACATCCTTGACGACCTCCGCCGGTTGGGAACGCCCGCGGATGTCACTGTCGTGGCGGGGAGGAACAGGGACCTCATGGGGAGACTCGAAGGATACCGTCCCCGAGAGGGGTGTTCGTTCCGTGCGTTCGGTTTCGTGGAGAATCTGGAGGAGTATCTGGCGGAGGCGGATCTTCTCGTCACGAAGCCCGGAGGGCTTACAGTGAGTGAAGCCCTGAGCGTCGGGGTCCCCATGATCCTCGTCAGCCCGATTCCCTACCAGGAAGTCTACAATGCCACGTATCTCGAGCGATGTGGCGCGGGCGTTCTCGCCGCCACGTCCGAGGACGTGATGCGCCTTCTGACCGACCTGGTCCGGGAGGAGGGGCGTCTCGACCGCATGCGGGAAAAGGCGCTCGAAGCGGGCTTTCCCGGGGCGTCGGACGCGGTCATCTCGGAGATTCTTCGGGACGCGACGTCATCCGGCGGCGTTCCCCTCTTCTGA
- a CDS encoding HD-GYP domain-containing protein: MKERNTYAKTVPVEEMFRYPEAVLVNDIVSPEDGILIVSRGRPLKNFARKAEIITGALRSWGVREIKLEFEAQVTVEEMTTLLDHIDPSVRQIDREVSGKVLDRLSGVHRALSGNDAKTFPREEIEDAGRMLSEEIHKSSQVLLSLGVAHDADEYTYVHSLNVGLLAGYLAKCVQRSRGLAYDITKTAVTTGLLHDIGKARIPREILNKPERLTDEEFDLVKTHAELSFTLAKESGVEDSLVLSGILSHHERWDGSGYPQGLKGEKIPLLARLVGVADVFDALTTKRVYKEPVSAKKALSIILANSGTGFDPGICNVLLSGVGIYPPSTVVELSDGTVGTVALTGDGNLLQPKVLVKESGGNCRIVDLQAAGLYIARCLDLS; this comes from the coding sequence GTGAAAGAACGAAATACCTATGCCAAAACGGTTCCTGTAGAGGAGATGTTCCGCTATCCCGAGGCGGTGCTCGTGAACGATATCGTCTCTCCCGAGGACGGCATTCTCATCGTCTCCCGAGGACGCCCCCTGAAGAATTTCGCCAGAAAGGCGGAGATTATCACGGGAGCACTGCGTTCCTGGGGCGTCCGGGAGATCAAGCTCGAATTCGAAGCCCAGGTCACCGTGGAGGAGATGACCACGCTCCTCGATCACATCGATCCGTCGGTGCGCCAGATCGACCGGGAAGTGAGCGGCAAGGTCTTGGATCGCCTCTCCGGCGTGCATCGGGCGCTCTCGGGAAACGATGCCAAGACCTTTCCCCGGGAGGAGATCGAGGATGCGGGACGCATGCTCAGCGAGGAGATTCACAAATCTTCTCAGGTGCTTCTCTCCCTCGGCGTCGCCCACGACGCGGACGAGTACACCTATGTCCATTCGCTGAACGTGGGGCTTCTCGCGGGCTATCTGGCGAAATGCGTTCAGCGCTCCAGGGGGCTGGCCTACGACATCACGAAGACCGCTGTCACGACGGGACTTCTCCACGACATCGGAAAGGCGAGGATTCCCCGGGAGATTCTGAACAAGCCGGAGCGCCTCACCGACGAAGAGTTCGATCTCGTCAAGACCCACGCGGAGCTGAGCTTCACTCTCGCGAAGGAATCCGGTGTCGAGGATTCCCTTGTGCTCTCGGGCATTCTGAGTCATCACGAACGCTGGGACGGGTCGGGTTACCCCCAGGGGCTGAAGGGGGAAAAGATCCCCCTTCTCGCACGGCTCGTCGGTGTCGCCGACGTCTTCGACGCCCTCACCACGAAGCGGGTCTACAAGGAGCCCGTATCGGCCAAAAAGGCGCTGAGCATCATTCTGGCGAACAGCGGAACCGGATTCGATCCCGGGATCTGCAACGTTCTGCTCTCCGGCGTGGGCATCTATCCGCCCAGCACGGTGGTGGAACTCTCCGACGGCACCGTGGGGACCGTGGCGCTCACGGGCGATGGAAATCTTCTGCAGCCGAAGGTGCTGGTGAAAGAGAGCGGAGGGAATTGCCGCATCGTCGATCTTCAGGCGGCCGGTCTCTACATCGCCAGATGCCTCGACCTGTCCTGA
- the purS gene encoding phosphoribosylformylglycinamidine synthase subunit PurS: MRHRAEIIVTLKSGVLDIQGKAVFQSLQQLGYGELEDVRVGKVIHLLLDAPTPEKARELARGMCEDLLVNELIEEYRISLEAAEQ; encoded by the coding sequence ATGCGCCACCGTGCCGAAATCATCGTGACGCTGAAAAGCGGCGTCCTGGACATCCAGGGCAAGGCGGTCTTCCAGTCCCTGCAACAGCTCGGCTATGGAGAACTGGAGGACGTCCGGGTGGGCAAGGTGATCCACCTCCTCCTTGACGCCCCAACCCCCGAAAAGGCACGGGAACTCGCCCGAGGCATGTGCGAAGACCTCCTCGTGAACGAACTCATCGAGGAATATCGGATCTCCCTGGAGGCGGCGGAGCAATGA
- the purL gene encoding phosphoribosylformylglycinamidine synthase subunit PurL, with product MDFRTVGLTENEYKTILRELGRTPNETELRLFGVMWSEHCSYKSTRPLLRLFPTEGKAVVQGPGENAGVVDLGEGFGLAFKVESHNHPSAVEPYQGAATGVGGIIRDILAMGARPVASMDGLFFGDPELRKTKALRQGIVAGIGGYGNAVGVPTVGGKTVYDEAYTENPLVNAFCAGVVRLEDMVRSDTAQPGRLVVLLGAKTGRDGIAGAAFASVELAEDTSASRPQVQIGDPFAEKLLIECCLELLEKRLIDSMQDMGAAGIISSSSEIAAKSGVGMVLDLDRVPLREKGMTPWEIALSESQERMLLVVNPDRMEQVFQVAAKWGLDCTVFGETTGDGRFVMKAGGVTVVDLPPAFIGGNAPIIHWPSREPRDLEERQRLKVEELSPPKDLGAVLRSLLEDPNLGNKAWISEQYDSMVQTNTVLGPGGPVSVLRVLRGDRSPVFVAFSMEADPWKCRTDPRGGGAETLARSLRSLSVCGADLLGWTNCLNFPSPQDPEVFWEMRECVQGMADAARAFSCPVVSGNVSLYNETPQRKILPTPLVVAAGLLSDLDGFLPWSRWREGDHLFLAGMPSAALGASRYLLRTFGLLRGKTLSFDAGAEQDFAARARRTAKEGAARSARALAGGGLAVALAKEAMESGIGARLDVQIPTRPDVFLFGEGGPRALYAVPSVSLPLFRNIWRGFPLTELGVATGNILDVKRGFSLSLAELRDSWRR from the coding sequence GTGGATTTCCGTACCGTCGGCTTGACGGAGAACGAATACAAGACGATTCTTCGGGAACTGGGGCGCACTCCCAACGAGACAGAGCTGCGCCTCTTCGGCGTCATGTGGTCCGAACACTGCAGCTACAAATCCACCCGCCCCCTGCTGCGCCTCTTCCCCACCGAGGGGAAGGCAGTCGTCCAGGGGCCGGGGGAGAACGCGGGCGTCGTGGACCTCGGAGAGGGCTTCGGGCTCGCCTTCAAGGTAGAGAGCCACAACCACCCCTCCGCGGTGGAGCCTTACCAGGGCGCCGCAACGGGCGTGGGGGGCATCATCCGGGACATTCTCGCCATGGGGGCGCGCCCCGTGGCATCCATGGACGGTCTCTTCTTCGGTGATCCGGAGTTGCGGAAGACCAAAGCGCTCCGGCAGGGCATCGTGGCGGGCATCGGCGGCTACGGCAACGCCGTGGGCGTTCCCACCGTGGGAGGCAAGACGGTCTACGACGAGGCCTACACGGAAAATCCCCTCGTGAACGCCTTCTGCGCCGGAGTCGTCCGCCTGGAGGACATGGTGCGCTCCGACACGGCGCAACCGGGCAGGCTCGTGGTGCTTCTGGGGGCAAAGACAGGAAGGGACGGCATCGCCGGAGCGGCCTTCGCGTCGGTGGAACTGGCGGAGGACACCAGCGCCAGTCGCCCCCAGGTACAGATCGGAGACCCCTTCGCGGAGAAGCTCCTCATCGAATGCTGCCTGGAGCTTCTGGAGAAACGCCTCATCGATTCCATGCAGGACATGGGCGCCGCGGGAATCATCTCCTCCTCCAGCGAGATCGCCGCCAAGAGCGGCGTGGGCATGGTGCTGGACCTGGACCGCGTCCCCCTTCGGGAAAAGGGCATGACCCCCTGGGAGATCGCCCTTTCGGAATCCCAGGAGCGAATGCTTCTCGTCGTAAATCCGGACCGCATGGAACAGGTTTTTCAGGTAGCGGCAAAATGGGGACTGGACTGCACGGTCTTCGGTGAGACCACCGGGGACGGCCGCTTCGTCATGAAGGCCGGAGGCGTGACGGTGGTGGATCTTCCTCCAGCCTTCATCGGAGGCAACGCCCCCATCATCCACTGGCCCTCCCGCGAACCACGAGACCTGGAGGAGCGGCAGCGGCTCAAGGTGGAGGAACTTTCCCCGCCGAAGGATCTCGGCGCCGTTCTCCGCTCGCTTCTGGAAGACCCCAATCTGGGGAACAAGGCCTGGATCAGCGAGCAGTACGACTCCATGGTCCAGACCAACACGGTGCTCGGGCCGGGAGGCCCGGTGAGCGTTCTTCGCGTTCTCCGCGGAGACAGATCTCCGGTCTTCGTCGCCTTCTCCATGGAGGCCGACCCCTGGAAGTGCCGCACCGATCCCAGAGGCGGCGGCGCGGAGACGCTGGCCCGCTCCCTGCGCTCCCTCTCGGTCTGCGGAGCGGACCTCCTTGGATGGACGAACTGCCTCAACTTCCCTTCGCCCCAGGATCCGGAGGTCTTCTGGGAGATGCGGGAGTGCGTCCAGGGCATGGCGGACGCCGCAAGGGCGTTTTCCTGCCCGGTTGTCTCGGGGAACGTGAGCCTCTACAACGAAACCCCCCAGAGGAAAATCCTTCCCACTCCTCTCGTGGTCGCCGCAGGACTCCTTTCCGATCTCGACGGATTTCTTCCGTGGAGCCGCTGGCGTGAGGGGGACCACCTCTTTCTCGCGGGAATGCCCAGTGCCGCTCTGGGGGCGAGCCGCTACCTCCTGCGCACCTTCGGCCTGCTGCGAGGAAAGACGCTTTCCTTCGACGCCGGGGCGGAACAGGATTTCGCCGCTCGGGCACGCCGCACCGCAAAAGAAGGGGCCGCCCGGAGTGCCCGCGCCCTTGCGGGAGGAGGCCTCGCCGTGGCCCTCGCCAAGGAGGCTATGGAGTCCGGCATCGGCGCTCGCCTGGATGTGCAGATTCCCACGCGGCCCGATGTCTTCCTCTTCGGAGAGGGAGGTCCCAGAGCACTCTACGCGGTGCCATCCGTGTCCCTTCCACTCTTCCGCAACATCTGGCGCGGCTTCCCTCTCACGGAACTGGGCGTGGCCACGGGGAACATCCTCGACGTGAAGCGGGGTTTCTCCCTCTCTCTCGCGGAACTTCGCGACAGCTGGAGGCGATGA
- a CDS encoding EamA family transporter, which produces MTSATTRRPPLPLLLAAYAAIYLIWGSTYLAIRFAVETIPPFLGGGVRFLAAGGLLYLFALTRTPERPTRHGWKQAFKVGGIMLVGGYGGVMWAEQVVPSGLTALIITVEPLWFVLFDWLIFKSGRPGKIESLGLLLGFAGTIALVLSEGGGTSAASGDGDLLLGMAVILGSTVCWTFGSLYSRKARIATSDLLGIAMEMLAGGVSLSAIGFLAGEAFRVRPEAMTAKSLWALLYLVIFGSLVAFTAFLWLMKVEKASRVATHTFVNPLVALFLGWLLAGESITGTMLIAAGAIILSVVLITTARTRKESPPDADEVVAAPLAAVSSEEGNAAG; this is translated from the coding sequence ATGACATCCGCAACGACCCGACGTCCCCCTCTACCCCTTCTCCTCGCCGCCTATGCGGCCATCTATCTTATCTGGGGCTCCACCTATCTGGCCATCCGTTTCGCCGTGGAGACCATCCCCCCCTTCCTGGGAGGAGGCGTCCGCTTTCTCGCCGCTGGAGGACTTCTTTACCTGTTCGCGCTCACCAGGACCCCCGAGAGACCGACACGGCACGGCTGGAAACAGGCCTTCAAGGTGGGAGGGATCATGCTCGTCGGTGGATACGGAGGAGTGATGTGGGCGGAACAGGTGGTCCCCTCGGGGCTGACGGCGCTCATTATCACCGTGGAACCTCTGTGGTTCGTCCTGTTCGACTGGCTCATCTTCAAATCCGGGCGTCCGGGAAAGATCGAAAGCCTGGGGCTTCTCCTCGGCTTCGCCGGCACCATCGCCCTCGTCCTTTCCGAGGGCGGCGGGACTTCGGCGGCTTCCGGAGACGGAGACCTGCTTCTCGGCATGGCAGTCATTCTGGGAAGCACCGTGTGCTGGACCTTCGGCTCCCTCTACTCCCGAAAGGCCCGGATCGCCACGTCGGATCTTCTGGGCATCGCGATGGAAATGCTCGCCGGAGGCGTGTCGCTTTCCGCCATCGGCTTTCTCGCGGGAGAAGCCTTCCGGGTTCGTCCTGAGGCAATGACGGCGAAATCTCTCTGGGCGCTGCTCTACCTCGTGATCTTCGGCTCCCTCGTGGCCTTCACCGCCTTTCTCTGGCTGATGAAAGTGGAGAAAGCCTCCCGCGTCGCCACACACACCTTCGTGAATCCTCTGGTGGCGCTCTTTCTCGGCTGGCTCCTCGCAGGCGAGAGCATCACGGGAACGATGCTCATCGCCGCCGGAGCGATCATCCTTTCGGTGGTGCTCATCACCACCGCTCGAACGCGCAAGGAAAGTCCCCCGGATGCGGACGAGGTCGTCGCGGCACCTCTCGCCGCGGTCTCGTCAGAAGAGGGGAACGCCGCCGGATGA